From one Bombyx mori chromosome 5, ASM3026992v2 genomic stretch:
- the LOC101738007 gene encoding facilitated trehalose transporter Tret1 produces MKILMRADTHYSIAVTGAYEPKYTFSQVLAAIAVSMGSMIIGFSSGYTSTGLVTMKNSTVISVSKEQASWIGSLMPLAALAGGVIGGPLVDYLGRRRTILLIAPPFCVGWIVIAIAHVVELVFVGRAICGLCVGVGSLAFPVYLGETIQPEVRGTLGLFPTAIGNIGILICYLAGTYLDWSALAFLGAAMNIPFFILMFIIPETPRWYISHGRMEEARKALQWLRGKNCDIESEIREIAVSDAEAQADDASIRDLFSIKYTKAILISLGLMAFQQLSGINAVIFYTVTIFQMSGSSVDENLSAIIVGIVNFASTFVATALIDRAGRKLLLYISSVTMTITLIILGTFFYVKYQAKLDVSDLGWLPLTTVMIYLLGFSLAFGPIPWLMMGEILPAKIRGSAASICTAFNWLCTFIVTKTFQNIVDAISAAGTFWLFGSICFVGLFFVIVCVPETRGKSLDQIENKITGREEKPRTRRLSSIANIKPLPNGC; encoded by the exons atgaagaTCCTAATGAGAGCGGACACCCATTACAGCATCGCTGTAACCGGAGCATATGAACCGAAGTACACTTTTTCACAG gTTTTAGCTGCTATTGCTGTATCGATGGGCTCCATGATTATAGGATTCTCGTCAGGTTACACTTCAACTGGTCTTGTTACAATGAAGAATAGCACTGTTATATCAGTCAGTAAAGAACAG gCTAGTTGGATTGGAAGCTTGATGCCTTTGGCGGCACTCGCAGGTGGAGTGATCGGTGGACCCTTGGTGGATTATTTAGGAAGGCGTAGAACTATACTACTTATAGCTCCGCCATTCTGCGTGGGATGGATAGTTATAGCCATAGCACACGTTGTCGAATTGGTTTTTGTCGGGCGTGCTATTTGTGGATTATGTGTTGGTGTGGGATCTTTAGCCTTTCCGGTTTATTTAGGGGAAACAATCCAACCAGAAGTCCGAGGAACTTTAGGACTATTCCCTACAGCAATTGGTAACATAGGTATCTTAATTTGTTACCTAGCTGGCACATATTTAGACTGGTCCGCGCTTGCATTTCTGGGTGCTGCTATGAACATTCCATTCTTTATTTTGATGTTCATTATCCCGGAGACACCCCGATGGTATATTTCGCATGGTCGCATGGAAGAAGCTCGAAAAGCACTACAATGGCTTAGAGGGAAAAATTGTGATATCGAGAGTGAAATTCGAGAGATTGCAGTTTCAGACGCAGAGGCTCAAGCCGATGATGCAAGCATACGAGATCTTTTTAGCATCAAATATACGAAGGCGATACTTATTTCTCTCGGTTTGATGGCTTTCCAACAGCTTTCTGGTATAAATGCCGTCATATTCTATACTGTGACAATATTTCAAATGTCAGGAAGTTCTGTGGACGAAAACCTTTCAGCAATTATTGTAGGAATCGTTAATTTCGCTTCCACTTTTGTCGCTACGGCGCTAATAGATAGAGCTGGacgaaaattgttattatatatCTCTTCAGTGACCATGActattactttaattattttggGTACATTCTTCTATGTTAAATACCAAGCAAAATTAGATGTATCTGATTTGGGTTGGTTACCACTGACTACCGTTATGATATACTTGTTAGGATTCTCACTGGCTTTCGGGCCAATACCATGGTTAATGATGGGTGAAATTTTGCCAGCAAAGATTCGAGGTAGCGCTGCTTCAATCTGCACGGCATTTAACTGGCTATGTACATTTATTGTAACAAAAACATTTCAGAACATTGTTGATGCGATCAGCGCGGCGGGCACGTTTTGGCTCTTCGGGAGTATTTGTTTTGTAGGCTTATTCTTTGTTATTGTTTGCGTACCAGAAACGAGAGGCAAAAGCCTtgatcaaattgaaaataaaataaccgGTAGAGAAGAGAAACCCAGAACTCGTCGACTAAGCTCGATAGCAAACATTAAGCCTTTGCCAAACGGATGCTAA
- the Tret1 gene encoding facilitated trehalose transporter Tret1 isoform X1, which yields MSFNKNNPNAVGKIMGYLKQLSTEMGGSEQTRHAQGDEERLYRTRGPKYARVPSKPTLSASTTSTSLATSCGSQGTLVPTNYDPIPEHVSTESSSEDEQDSFEKTRRHFQQLRQISLGNEFKYKMEMEIKDENLRNSVPFVRQLSTDSVKTKTEYDNEDGTPYKSTTQKLFLWTQLLAAFAVSVGSMNVGFSSGYTSPAVLTMNITLDITKEEITWVGGLMPLAALVGGIVGGPLIEYLGRKKTIMGTAVPFTIGWMLIANAINVVMVFAGRVICGVCVGIVSLAFPVYIGETIQPEVRGALGLLPTAFGNTGILLAFLVGSYLDWSNLAFFGAAIPVPFFLLMILTPETPRWYVSKARVQEARKSLRWLRGKNVNIEKEMRDLTISQTESDRTGGNAFKQLFSKRYLPAVMISLGLMLFQQLTGINAVIFYAASIFQMSGSSVDENLASIIIGVVNFISTFIATMLIDRLGRKVLLYISSVAMITTLLALGAYFYLKQNHIDVTAYGWLPLACLVIYVLGFSIGFGPIPWLMLGEILPSKIRGTAASLATGFNWTCTFIVTKTFQNIIDAIYMHGTLWLFAVICIGGLLFVIFFVPETKGKSLEEIEMKLTSGSRRVRNISKQPENIC from the exons ATGagcttcaataaaaataaccccAATGCCGTGGGGAAGATCATGGGATACCTCAAGCAGCTCTCCACCGAAATG gGTGGAAGCGAACAAACGCGTCACGCACAAGGGGATGAAGAGCGGTTATACCGCACTCGTGGTCCCAAATACGCCCGGGTGCCTTCGAAACCAACGCTCTCAGCGTCAACAACCAGCACTTCCCTCGCAACTTCATGTGGATCCCAGGGTACTCTGGTGCCCACTAACTACGATCCGATACCGGAACACGTATCCACAGAGAGTAGCAGCGAAGACGAACAGGATTCTTTCGAGAAAACTCGTCGGCACTTTCAACAACTACGTCAGATCAGTTTAGGAAACGAATTCAAATACAAAATGGAAATGGAAATCAAGGACGAGAACTTGCGGAATTCTGTTCCATTCGTTAGGCAATTAAGCACAGACAGCGTTAAAACTAAGACGGAATACGATAACGAGGATGGAACACCGTACAAATCTACAACTCAGAAACTGTTTCTATGGACGCAG CTTCTTGCAGCGTTTGCAGTTTCTGTCGGTTCAATGAATGTCGGATTTTCATCTGGGTACACATCACCTGCTGTGCTAACAATGAATATAACTTTGGACATAACAAAGGAAGAA aTAACATGGGTTGGGGGTCTTATGCCGTTAGCAGCTTTGGTCGGAGGCATTGTTGGCGGACCTTTGATCGAATACCTAGGAAGAAAAAAGACAATTATGGGTACAGCAGTGCCATTCACCATCGGATGGATGTTGATCGCTAACGCAATTAACGTTGTGATGGTATTTGCTGGCCGGGTCATATGCGGGGTGTGTGTGGGAATCGTATCTCTTGCATTTCCGGTCTACATTGGAGAAACTATTCAACCGGAGGTGAGAGGAGCTTTGGGTCTTCTGCCAACCGCGTTTGGTAATACAGGAATACTTTTGGCCTTCTTGGTAGGATCATATCTGGATTGGTCAAATTTAGCGTTCTTTGGGGCAGCAATACCGGTGCCATTCTTCCTACTTATGATTCTAACCCCAGAAACACCTCGTTGGTATGTCTCTAAAGCACGCGTCCAAGAAGCACGCAAATCTCTGCGCTGGTTAAGAGGAAAGAATGTAAACATTGAGAAGGAAATGCGCGATTTAACAATATCTCAAACCGAATCGGACAGAACTGGCGGAAATGCATTCAAACAGTTATTCAGTAAAAGATATTTGCCAGCTGTTATGATTTCTTTGGGATTGATGCTTTTCCAACAACTGACTGGAATCAACGCTGTTATATTCTACGCAGCAAGTATTTTCCAAATGTCTGGCAGCAGCGTCGACGAAAACTTGGCCAGTATAATCATTGGAGTAGtgaattttatttcaacattCATAGCGACCATGCTCATCGACCGCCTGGGAAGAAAGGTGTTGCTGTACATTTCATCGGTAGCGATGATCACGACACTCTTAGCACTAGGTGCCTATTTCTACTTAAAGCAGAACCACATTGACGTCACAGCTTACGGTTGGCTGCCACTCGCATGCCTCGTTATCTACGTGTTGGGATTCTCAATCGGATTCGGACCGATTCCGTGGCTCATGTTAGGAGAAATTTTACCATCAAAGATTAGAGGTACGGCTGCGTCATTGGCAACTGGCTTCAACTGGACATGCACTTTTATTGTTACGAAAACATTCCAAAACATTATTGACGCTATCTATATGCATGGAACACTTTGGTTATTTGCTGTTATTTGTATAGGAGGcttattgtttgttattttcttcGTGCCTGAGACCAAGGGCAAAAGTCTCGaagaaattgaaatgaaattgacGAGCGGATCCCGGAGGGTCCGCAATATCAGTAAACAACCAGAAAATATTTGTTAA
- the Tret1 gene encoding facilitated trehalose transporter Tret1: MEMEIKDENLRNSVPFVRQLSTDSVKTKTEYDNEDGTPYKSTTQKLFLWTQLLAAFAVSVGSMNVGFSSGYTSPAVLTMNITLDITKEEITWVGGLMPLAALVGGIVGGPLIEYLGRKKTIMGTAVPFTIGWMLIANAINVVMVFAGRVICGVCVGIVSLAFPVYIGETIQPEVRGALGLLPTAFGNTGILLAFLVGSYLDWSNLAFFGAAIPVPFFLLMILTPETPRWYVSKARVQEARKSLRWLRGKNVNIEKEMRDLTISQTESDRTGGNAFKQLFSKRYLPAVMISLGLMLFQQLTGINAVIFYAASIFQMSGSSVDENLASIIIGVVNFISTFIATMLIDRLGRKVLLYISSVAMITTLLALGAYFYLKQNHIDVTAYGWLPLACLVIYVLGFSIGFGPIPWLMLGEILPSKIRGTAASLATGFNWTCTFIVTKTFQNIIDAIYMHGTLWLFAVICIGGLLFVIFFVPETKGKSLEEIEMKLTSGSRRVRNISKQPENIC; encoded by the exons ATGGAAATGGAAATCAAGGACGAGAACTTGCGGAATTCTGTTCCATTCGTTAGGCAATTAAGCACAGACAGCGTTAAAACTAAGACGGAATACGATAACGAGGATGGAACACCGTACAAATCTACAACTCAGAAACTGTTTCTATGGACGCAG CTTCTTGCAGCGTTTGCAGTTTCTGTCGGTTCAATGAATGTCGGATTTTCATCTGGGTACACATCACCTGCTGTGCTAACAATGAATATAACTTTGGACATAACAAAGGAAGAA aTAACATGGGTTGGGGGTCTTATGCCGTTAGCAGCTTTGGTCGGAGGCATTGTTGGCGGACCTTTGATCGAATACCTAGGAAGAAAAAAGACAATTATGGGTACAGCAGTGCCATTCACCATCGGATGGATGTTGATCGCTAACGCAATTAACGTTGTGATGGTATTTGCTGGCCGGGTCATATGCGGGGTGTGTGTGGGAATCGTATCTCTTGCATTTCCGGTCTACATTGGAGAAACTATTCAACCGGAGGTGAGAGGAGCTTTGGGTCTTCTGCCAACCGCGTTTGGTAATACAGGAATACTTTTGGCCTTCTTGGTAGGATCATATCTGGATTGGTCAAATTTAGCGTTCTTTGGGGCAGCAATACCGGTGCCATTCTTCCTACTTATGATTCTAACCCCAGAAACACCTCGTTGGTATGTCTCTAAAGCACGCGTCCAAGAAGCACGCAAATCTCTGCGCTGGTTAAGAGGAAAGAATGTAAACATTGAGAAGGAAATGCGCGATTTAACAATATCTCAAACCGAATCGGACAGAACTGGCGGAAATGCATTCAAACAGTTATTCAGTAAAAGATATTTGCCAGCTGTTATGATTTCTTTGGGATTGATGCTTTTCCAACAACTGACTGGAATCAACGCTGTTATATTCTACGCAGCAAGTATTTTCCAAATGTCTGGCAGCAGCGTCGACGAAAACTTGGCCAGTATAATCATTGGAGTAGtgaattttatttcaacattCATAGCGACCATGCTCATCGACCGCCTGGGAAGAAAGGTGTTGCTGTACATTTCATCGGTAGCGATGATCACGACACTCTTAGCACTAGGTGCCTATTTCTACTTAAAGCAGAACCACATTGACGTCACAGCTTACGGTTGGCTGCCACTCGCATGCCTCGTTATCTACGTGTTGGGATTCTCAATCGGATTCGGACCGATTCCGTGGCTCATGTTAGGAGAAATTTTACCATCAAAGATTAGAGGTACGGCTGCGTCATTGGCAACTGGCTTCAACTGGACATGCACTTTTATTGTTACGAAAACATTCCAAAACATTATTGACGCTATCTATATGCATGGAACACTTTGGTTATTTGCTGTTATTTGTATAGGAGGcttattgtttgttattttcttcGTGCCTGAGACCAAGGGCAAAAGTCTCGaagaaattgaaatgaaattgacGAGCGGATCCCGGAGGGTCCGCAATATCAGTAAACAACCAGAAAATATTTGTTAA